From Chloroflexota bacterium, the proteins below share one genomic window:
- a CDS encoding amino acid ABC transporter permease, with amino-acid sequence MATDSEVMRPPITSLGVIGWLRQNLFSSWYNTLLTFFSAWLLYVILTNFLHWALTVARWDVVTANLRLFMVGQYPPDQVWRVQLLVTLIALLFGLSWGTWKGIIRSISISLATGFGLLGLLPFSLGVRLWLFASLAAVFIGFILGHVLSTRGDLLRRRMARGLLAVWFLLFPLTIVLLRGFQGTPWLPPIGTNLWGGLLLTFLLAVVGILASFPLGVLLALGRRSEMIVIRTFSILFIELVRGVPLVTILFMAQIMLPLFLPPGLRIDRVIRAMVGITLFSAAYMAENVRGGLQSVPEGQVEAARALGLSGPLILLFIVLPQALRAVIPAIVGQFISLFKDTTLVAIIGLMDLLNVGRAVLANPQFLGLHREVYLFIAVIFFIFSYAMSYSSYRLEEALGVGER; translated from the coding sequence ATGGCCACAGATTCCGAGGTCATGCGCCCTCCGATTACGTCGCTCGGCGTGATCGGGTGGCTCCGTCAGAACTTATTCAGCTCCTGGTACAACACACTGCTCACGTTCTTCTCCGCCTGGCTGCTCTACGTCATCCTCACGAACTTCCTGCACTGGGCGTTGACCGTAGCCCGGTGGGACGTGGTCACGGCCAACCTGCGCCTGTTCATGGTGGGCCAATACCCGCCCGACCAGGTATGGCGCGTGCAGCTTCTGGTCACGCTGATCGCCCTGCTGTTCGGCCTGAGCTGGGGGACGTGGAAGGGCATCATCCGAAGCATCTCCATCAGCCTGGCAACCGGCTTCGGCCTGCTGGGGCTGCTTCCCTTCAGCCTGGGGGTACGTCTGTGGTTATTCGCCAGCCTGGCCGCCGTATTCATCGGCTTCATCCTCGGCCACGTGCTGAGCACGCGGGGCGACCTCCTCCGTCGGCGGATGGCGAGGGGCCTCCTGGCCGTGTGGTTCCTGCTGTTCCCGCTGACCATCGTCCTGCTGCGCGGCTTCCAGGGGACCCCCTGGCTTCCCCCCATCGGCACGAACCTGTGGGGCGGCCTTTTGCTGACCTTCCTTCTGGCGGTCGTGGGCATCCTGGCCTCGTTCCCGCTGGGCGTGCTCCTCGCCCTGGGCCGCCGCAGCGAGATGATCGTGATCCGCACGTTTTCCATCCTCTTCATCGAGCTGGTCCGAGGCGTGCCGCTGGTCACGATCCTCTTCATGGCGCAGATCATGCTGCCCCTCTTCCTGCCTCCGGGGCTTCGCATCGACCGCGTGATCCGTGCCATGGTGGGCATCACGCTGTTCAGCGCGGCGTACATGGCAGAGAACGTGCGCGGCGGGCTTCAGTCCGTACCGGAAGGACAGGTGGAGGCGGCCCGGGCGCTGGGGCTGAGCGGCCCCCTGATCCTCCTCTTCATCGTGCTGCCCCAGGCGCTACGAGCCGTGATCCCCGCCATCGTGGGACAGTTCATCAGCCTGTTCAAGGACACCACGCTGGTGGCCATCATCGGCCTCATGGACCTGTTGAACGTCGGCCGGGCGGTGCTGGCCAACCCGCAGTTCCTGGGGCTGCATCGAGAGGTATACCTGTTCATCGCCGTCATCTTCTTCATCTTCAGCTACGCCATGTCCTACTCCAGCTACCGCCTGGAGGAGGCCCTGGGCGTGGGCGAGCGGTAA
- a CDS encoding ABC transporter permease subunit (The N-terminal region of this protein, as described by TIGR01726, is a three transmembrane segment that identifies a subfamily of ABC transporter permease subunits, which specificities that include histidine, arginine, glutamine, glutamate, L-cystine (sic), the opines (in Agrobacterium) octopine and nopaline, etc.) encodes MAQQARFHHQPVPFWRDVRVLAIFTQILFLLVVILVAGLLYANMTHALAQRGLSLGFGFLKLEAGFEIGEGIRYSPSDTYGRAFLVGVVNTLLVSGLGILFATILGVIVGVARLSNNWLLTRIVGAYIELIRNTPLLVQLVFWYFAVILQLPPVRQSLELPGNIYIHQRGVTMPWLIPSPTFKLWLLTLAAGIILGILAWRVLIQYQLRTGRTTYPITVGLIVFIVLPILGWYLPGETPVSWEMPVLQRFNFTGGRTLTPEFTALLVGLVVYTGAFIAEIVRAGIQAVPRGQLEAARALGLSNAQMLRLVIFPQALRIIIPPLTSQYLNLAKNSSLAIAVGYPDLFAVGGTIANQTGQPVPVIIMIMSSYLSISLLTALFMNWYNRRVQFVVR; translated from the coding sequence ATGGCCCAACAGGCTAGATTCCATCATCAGCCGGTACCCTTCTGGCGAGACGTCCGTGTGCTCGCCATCTTCACTCAGATCCTGTTCCTGCTGGTCGTGATCCTGGTCGCCGGGCTGCTGTATGCAAATATGACCCACGCGTTGGCCCAGCGAGGGCTATCCCTGGGCTTCGGCTTCCTGAAGCTGGAGGCCGGCTTCGAGATCGGCGAGGGCATCCGGTACAGCCCCAGCGATACCTACGGGCGAGCGTTTCTGGTAGGCGTGGTCAACACGCTGCTCGTGAGTGGGCTGGGCATCCTCTTCGCCACGATCCTGGGCGTGATCGTCGGCGTCGCCCGGCTGTCCAACAACTGGCTGCTGACCCGCATCGTGGGGGCGTACATCGAGCTGATCCGGAACACCCCGCTGCTGGTCCAGCTGGTGTTCTGGTACTTCGCCGTGATCCTCCAGCTCCCCCCGGTGCGCCAGAGCCTGGAGCTCCCCGGCAACATCTACATCCACCAGCGCGGCGTCACCATGCCATGGCTGATCCCCTCGCCCACGTTTAAGCTCTGGCTGCTCACCCTGGCCGCCGGGATCATCCTGGGCATCCTCGCATGGCGCGTGCTGATCCAGTACCAGCTCCGCACGGGACGGACGACGTACCCGATCACCGTCGGCCTGATCGTGTTCATCGTGCTGCCGATCCTCGGATGGTACCTCCCGGGCGAGACGCCCGTATCGTGGGAGATGCCCGTTCTACAGCGGTTCAATTTCACGGGCGGCCGGACGCTGACGCCGGAGTTCACCGCCCTGCTCGTCGGGCTCGTGGTGTATACGGGCGCCTTCATCGCCGAGATCGTGCGCGCCGGGATCCAGGCCGTCCCACGCGGGCAGCTGGAGGCGGCTCGGGCGCTGGGGCTCAGCAACGCGCAGATGCTCCGCCTGGTGATCTTCCCCCAGGCGCTGCGCATCATCATCCCCCCGCTGACCAGCCAATACCTGAACCTGGCCAAGAACTCCAGCCTGGCCATCGCCGTGGGGTACCCTGACCTCTTCGCCGTGGGCGGCACCATCGCCAACCAGACGGGGCAGCCCGTGCCGGTCATCATCATGATCATGAGCAGCTACTTGAGCATCAGCCTGCTGACCGCCCTGTTCATGAACTGGTACAATCGACGCGTACAATTCGTGGTGAGGTGA